In Cupriavidus basilensis, the following proteins share a genomic window:
- a CDS encoding LysR substrate-binding domain-containing protein, with protein sequence MDLRQLQQFVALAETGNFHRAAERLHMAQPPLSISIRKLEDALGTPLFVRTSRGVRLTQAGEAALHDARRALFHAGQARAAALAAAHGERGALRVGFVGSATYALLPKLIPAFRAAHPGIELILHESTSASILDRLERHQLDAGLVRFPILHSGGYTLMPLENDEFVAAVPADSRFAERDAIALKALAGEPFIMHPSAEVPNLQAIAMLLCQQAGFVPRVTQEAVQVQTIVSLVESGLGVALVPSVAARYINRRVRFLRLASPRPAARIGIALATSTDSDDRQVQRLLEVASTVVA encoded by the coding sequence GTGGACCTTCGTCAACTTCAGCAGTTCGTCGCCCTGGCCGAAACCGGCAACTTCCACCGCGCGGCCGAGCGCCTGCACATGGCGCAGCCGCCGCTATCCATCTCGATCCGCAAGCTCGAAGACGCGCTTGGCACGCCGCTGTTCGTGCGTACCTCGCGCGGGGTACGGCTGACCCAGGCTGGCGAAGCCGCGCTGCATGACGCGCGGCGCGCGCTGTTCCATGCCGGCCAGGCTCGCGCGGCGGCACTGGCGGCGGCGCACGGCGAGCGCGGCGCACTGCGCGTGGGCTTTGTGGGCTCGGCAACCTACGCCCTGCTGCCCAAGCTGATCCCGGCGTTTCGGGCCGCGCACCCGGGGATCGAGCTGATCCTGCATGAATCCACTTCGGCGTCGATCCTGGACCGGCTGGAGCGCCATCAGCTCGATGCCGGGCTGGTGCGTTTTCCCATCTTGCACAGCGGCGGCTACACGCTGATGCCGCTGGAGAACGACGAGTTCGTGGCGGCGGTGCCGGCCGATAGCCGCTTTGCCGAGCGCGATGCGATTGCGCTCAAGGCGCTCGCCGGGGAACCCTTCATCATGCATCCCAGCGCCGAGGTGCCCAACCTGCAGGCCATCGCCATGCTGCTGTGCCAGCAAGCCGGGTTCGTGCCGCGTGTGACGCAAGAGGCGGTGCAGGTGCAGACCATCGTCAGCCTGGTGGAAAGCGGCCTGGGGGTGGCGCTGGTGCCCAGCGTGGCGGCGCGCTATATCAACCGGCGCGTGCGTTTCCTGCGGCTGGCCAGCCCACGGCCGGCGGCGCGCATCGGCATCGCGCTGGCCACATCCACGGATAGCGATGACCGGCAGGTGCAGCGCTTGCTGGAGGTGGCCAGCACCGTGGTTGCCTAG
- a CDS encoding TetR/AcrR family transcriptional regulator, with protein sequence MSAATEPPKRRQPSQQRAQHTVQAILQAAAQLFAEHEMRAQPEPTTEQIAALAGVSVGSLYQYFADRAAIGRTLIEHQREAALVALETMLAERLAAMPAAAGLAEPQAARAALRAYVQAYVLSFGGYDAHSRALARLAWRHDRDEDAVAALRLASERIGAQLQALGVSALRLPAPAQMFALTRALFGVVRSAALERSPLLGSQALEDELVRLCWSLLQGDPDAG encoded by the coding sequence ATGTCCGCCGCCACCGAACCGCCGAAGCGCCGCCAGCCCTCGCAGCAGCGCGCGCAGCATACCGTCCAAGCCATCCTGCAAGCCGCGGCGCAGCTGTTCGCCGAACACGAGATGCGTGCCCAGCCTGAGCCCACCACTGAGCAGATCGCTGCGCTGGCAGGGGTTTCGGTTGGCTCGCTTTACCAGTACTTTGCCGACCGCGCGGCAATTGGCCGCACCTTGATCGAGCATCAGCGCGAGGCGGCGTTGGTGGCCCTGGAAACAATGCTGGCCGAGCGCCTGGCCGCCATGCCGGCAGCGGCAGGCCTGGCGGAGCCGCAAGCCGCGCGCGCTGCGCTGCGGGCTTATGTGCAGGCCTATGTGCTCAGCTTTGGCGGCTATGACGCGCATAGCCGCGCGCTGGCCCGCCTGGCCTGGCGCCATGATCGCGACGAGGATGCCGTGGCGGCGCTGCGCCTGGCCAGCGAACGGATCGGCGCGCAGTTGCAGGCGCTGGGCGTGAGCGCGCTGCGCTTGCCCGCTCCGGCGCAGATGTTCGCGCTCACACGGGCCTTGTTCGGGGTGGTGCGCTCGGCCGCACTGGAGCGCTCGCCCTTGCTCGGCAGCCAGGCCCTGGAGGACGAACTGGTCCGCCTGTGCTGGAGCCTGCTGCAGGGCGACCCCGACGCCGGCTGA
- a CDS encoding MaoC family dehydratase, whose amino-acid sequence MPHTQLPRLGQGFYWQDIKEGQAFQTFRRTVTETDLINFISVTGMLEAIFIEAGHEGGAIHGRPVPAALTYAMIEGFILQTMIQGTGLAMLELTQKIHAPVMVGDTIWATVTVTGIRPTSRNGRAVVDSDIEVFNQRHERVMTYSARRLLAGR is encoded by the coding sequence GTGCCCCATACCCAACTCCCCCGCCTCGGCCAGGGCTTTTATTGGCAAGACATCAAGGAGGGCCAGGCCTTCCAGACCTTCCGCCGCACCGTGACCGAGACCGACCTGATCAACTTCATTTCGGTCACCGGCATGCTGGAGGCGATCTTCATCGAGGCGGGCCATGAAGGCGGCGCCATCCATGGCCGGCCCGTGCCCGCCGCGCTGACCTACGCCATGATCGAAGGCTTCATCCTGCAGACCATGATCCAGGGCACGGGGCTGGCCATGCTGGAGCTGACGCAGAAGATCCATGCCCCGGTGATGGTGGGCGACACCATCTGGGCCACGGTCACGGTGACCGGCATCCGCCCCACTTCGCGCAATGGCCGCGCCGTGGTGGATTCGGACATCGAAGTCTTCAACCAGCGCCATGAGCGTGTCATGACTTATTCCGCCCGGCGCTTGCTGGCCGGCCGCTAG
- a CDS encoding acyl-CoA dehydrogenase: MHNAYSDALDSVLRDCCTPAVIRAIERGEDHLPLWQSLQDSGFADCLLPEAAGGAGLPLDELAPVLFALGRRALPLPLGQTLFARALLHAAGLAVPAGPIALATFDMEAGAANAVLVAGGAQAAWFLVQEGTQCMLLPRDRAQVRATGAHADLAVVLPRPASDGLPLFTLPAGTLRQIGACLHAAQLAGAMSHVLDMTLQYANDRQQFGRAIGKFQAIQHQISVMAEHVTAARMAAQIACAAGGWLPNPLRAAIGKLNASEAVTPVAAIAHAVHGAIGITEEYDLQIYTRRLHAWQLADGSQAYWARVVGEAVCGQPGTGVVDLTRSWSTDAA; the protein is encoded by the coding sequence ATGCATAACGCTTACTCGGACGCGCTCGACAGCGTGCTGCGCGACTGCTGCACGCCCGCCGTTATCCGCGCCATCGAACGCGGCGAAGACCACCTGCCCCTGTGGCAGTCACTGCAAGACAGCGGCTTTGCCGATTGCCTGTTGCCCGAGGCGGCCGGTGGGGCGGGCTTGCCGCTGGACGAACTGGCGCCGGTGCTGTTCGCGCTGGGCCGCCGCGCGCTGCCTTTGCCGCTAGGCCAGACCTTGTTCGCGCGCGCGCTGCTGCACGCCGCCGGGCTGGCGGTGCCGGCCGGGCCCATCGCGCTGGCGACCTTCGATATGGAAGCGGGCGCCGCGAATGCGGTCCTCGTCGCAGGCGGCGCGCAGGCGGCCTGGTTCCTGGTGCAGGAAGGCACGCAGTGCATGCTGCTGCCACGCGACCGGGCGCAAGTGCGCGCGACCGGCGCCCACGCGGACCTGGCCGTGGTCCTGCCGCGCCCCGCATCGGACGGATTGCCACTGTTCACGCTGCCCGCGGGCACGCTGCGCCAGATCGGCGCCTGCCTGCACGCTGCGCAGCTGGCCGGCGCCATGTCGCATGTGCTCGACATGACGCTGCAATATGCCAACGACCGCCAGCAGTTCGGCCGCGCCATCGGCAAGTTTCAGGCCATCCAGCACCAGATCAGCGTGATGGCGGAACATGTCACCGCCGCGCGCATGGCCGCGCAGATCGCCTGCGCCGCCGGCGGCTGGCTCCCGAACCCGCTGCGCGCGGCCATCGGCAAGCTCAACGCCAGCGAAGCGGTCACGCCAGTGGCGGCCATCGCGCATGCCGTGCATGGCGCCATCGGCATCACCGAGGAGTACGACCTGCAGATCTACACCCGCCGCCTGCATGCCTGGCAGCTGGCGGACGGGTCGCAGGCTTACTGGGCAAGGGTGGTGGGCGAGGCGGTGTGCGGCCAACCTGGAACGGGCGTGGTCGATCTGACCCGAAGCTGGAGCACCGACGCGGCCTGA
- a CDS encoding CaiB/BaiF CoA transferase family protein yields the protein MLPLSGIRVIDLSTVVMGPYASQWLADLGAEVIKVEPPEGDSTRRTGPAAEDGMSAIFLGVNRSKKSVVLNLKLPAAQAALERLVAGADVFMHSMRPQKLAGLGLDPADVMARHPRLVYVSLLGFAEDGPYGGRPAYDDIIQGLSGNAALMAAQTGTMRYFPTIAADKTSGLVAALSISAAIAGRERQGGKGALVEVPMFESMVAFNLVEHLYGQHFEPPRGPTGYPRVLAPLRRPYQSADGHVCMMPYTDAHWRDFFTAAGRPDLAADPRFAGIAARTQHIETLYELTGEIVRTRTTSAWLALCETLQIPVARVNQLAELVDDPHLRATGFFDTLDDAAMGTLRFAGAPVRFDGERAASALPPRLGQHTRGLLGEAGLSGEQIDELGRTGAAYCAAPATNA from the coding sequence ATGTTGCCCCTCTCAGGCATCCGCGTCATCGACCTGTCCACGGTCGTGATGGGCCCTTACGCCAGCCAGTGGCTGGCCGATCTCGGCGCCGAAGTCATCAAGGTGGAGCCCCCCGAGGGCGACTCCACGCGGCGCACCGGCCCGGCCGCCGAGGATGGCATGTCGGCCATCTTCTTGGGCGTGAACCGCAGCAAGAAAAGCGTGGTGCTCAACCTCAAGCTGCCCGCGGCGCAGGCCGCGCTGGAGCGCCTCGTGGCCGGCGCCGATGTGTTCATGCACAGCATGCGCCCGCAGAAGCTGGCCGGCCTCGGGCTGGACCCCGCCGACGTGATGGCGCGCCACCCGCGCCTGGTCTACGTGAGCTTGCTGGGTTTTGCCGAGGATGGCCCCTATGGCGGCCGCCCGGCCTACGATGACATCATCCAGGGCCTGTCCGGCAATGCCGCGTTGATGGCCGCGCAGACCGGCACCATGCGCTACTTCCCCACCATCGCGGCCGACAAGACCAGCGGGCTGGTGGCGGCGCTGTCGATCTCGGCCGCCATTGCCGGGCGCGAGCGCCAGGGCGGCAAGGGCGCGCTGGTGGAAGTGCCGATGTTCGAATCGATGGTGGCCTTCAACCTGGTCGAGCATCTCTATGGCCAGCACTTCGAGCCGCCGCGCGGGCCCACCGGCTATCCGCGCGTGCTGGCGCCGCTGCGCCGGCCCTACCAGAGCGCCGACGGCCACGTCTGCATGATGCCGTACACCGACGCCCACTGGCGCGACTTCTTCACCGCCGCGGGCCGGCCCGACCTGGCCGCCGACCCGCGCTTTGCCGGCATCGCCGCGCGCACGCAGCATATCGAAACCCTCTACGAGCTGACCGGCGAGATCGTGCGCACGCGCACCACCAGCGCCTGGCTGGCGCTATGCGAAACGCTGCAGATCCCGGTGGCGCGGGTCAACCAGCTCGCGGAACTGGTGGATGACCCGCACCTGCGCGCCACCGGCTTCTTCGATACGCTGGACGATGCGGCCATGGGCACGCTGCGCTTTGCCGGCGCGCCGGTGCGCTTTGACGGCGAGCGCGCGGCGAGCGCGCTGCCGCCACGCCTGGGTCAGCACACCCGCGGCCTGCTTGGCGAGGCGGGCCTGAGCGGTGAGCAGATCGATGAGCTGGGCCGCACCGGCGCAGCCTATTGTGCCGCGCCGGCCACTAATGCCTAA
- a CDS encoding acyl-CoA dehydrogenase family protein translates to MTSLPSTFQLTALPPAAAAFRREVKAFLAEHLPALAPEVRARSWMGFNADFSRALARRGWVGITLPAQYGGAGLDPFSRFVLVEELLACGAPVSAHWIADRQSGPLILRYGSDAQKAFYLPRICKGEAFFCIGMSEPNSGSDLASVATRATPQPDGGWRLNGRKIWTTNADRCHYMLALVRTSGAGEDRQRGLSQVIIDLSAPGVTVRPIRDLAGDAHFSEVSFEDVMLPAAALVGREGSGWEQVNAELAFERSGPERLYSSVVLLDTWIAALRRAPAARRDTVTIGRLAGRLAVLRAMSLAVTARLAAGESPVVEAALVKDLGTEFEQSIPALAQAALGDDPHLAADPGLYRTLAYVSQVAPSYSLRGGTREILRGMIARGLGLR, encoded by the coding sequence TTGACTTCACTGCCCAGCACGTTCCAGCTGACTGCCTTGCCGCCGGCCGCCGCCGCCTTCCGGCGCGAGGTGAAGGCATTCCTGGCCGAACACCTGCCGGCCCTTGCGCCCGAGGTCCGCGCCCGCTCATGGATGGGCTTCAACGCCGATTTCAGCCGCGCGCTGGCGCGGCGCGGCTGGGTGGGCATCACCTTGCCCGCGCAATATGGCGGCGCCGGGCTCGATCCGTTCTCGCGCTTCGTGCTGGTCGAGGAGTTGCTGGCCTGCGGTGCGCCGGTCTCGGCCCACTGGATCGCCGACCGCCAGAGCGGGCCGCTGATCCTGCGCTACGGCAGCGACGCGCAGAAGGCCTTCTATCTCCCGCGCATCTGCAAGGGCGAGGCCTTCTTCTGCATCGGCATGAGCGAGCCCAACTCCGGCTCCGACCTGGCCAGCGTCGCGACCCGCGCCACGCCGCAGCCGGACGGCGGCTGGCGCTTGAACGGCCGCAAGATCTGGACGACCAACGCCGATCGCTGCCACTACATGCTGGCGCTGGTGCGCACCTCCGGCGCGGGCGAGGACCGTCAGCGCGGCTTGTCGCAGGTCATCATCGACCTGTCGGCGCCGGGCGTGACCGTGCGCCCGATCCGCGACCTGGCCGGCGACGCGCACTTCTCCGAAGTCAGCTTCGAGGACGTGATGCTGCCTGCAGCGGCGCTGGTAGGCCGCGAAGGCAGCGGCTGGGAGCAGGTCAACGCGGAGCTGGCCTTCGAGCGCAGCGGGCCGGAGCGGCTGTACTCCAGCGTGGTGCTGCTCGATACCTGGATTGCGGCGCTGCGGCGCGCGCCGGCTGCGCGGCGCGACACCGTTACCATCGGCCGGCTGGCTGGCCGGCTGGCGGTGCTGCGGGCCATGTCGCTGGCGGTGACCGCCCGGCTTGCCGCAGGCGAGAGCCCGGTGGTGGAGGCCGCGCTGGTCAAGGACCTGGGCACGGAGTTCGAGCAATCCATTCCGGCGCTGGCGCAGGCCGCGCTGGGCGACGACCCGCACCTCGCCGCCGATCCCGGCCTGTACCGCACGCTGGCCTACGTCAGCCAGGTCGCCCCGTCCTATTCGCTGCGTGGCGGCACGCGCGAGATCCTGCGCGGCATGATTGCCCGGGGCCTTGGCCTGCGCTGA